From a region of the Lactuca sativa cultivar Salinas chromosome 4, Lsat_Salinas_v11, whole genome shotgun sequence genome:
- the LOC111906801 gene encoding NADH--cytochrome b5 reductase 1 isoform X1 → MEFLEAKEIQVGIAVAIVAVVATAAYLYTSKKSKVVGSIDPENFKEFKLVKRTQLSHNVAKFRFELPTPTSVLGLPIGQHISCRGKDSQGEEVIKPYTPTTLDTDVGYFELVIKMYPLGRMSHYFRELREGDYMSVRGPKGRFKYQPGEVRAFGMLAGGSGITPMFQVARAILENPKDNTQVHLIYANVTYDDILLKEELEGLEAKYPGRFQVYYVLNQPPEEWTGGVGFVSKEMIQAHCPAPAPDIKILRCGPPPMNKAMAAHLDALGYSAEMQFQF, encoded by the exons ATGGAATTCTTGGAAGCAAAGGAGATCCAGGTTGGAATTGCTGTTGCCATTGTTGCTGTTGTTGCAACTGCAGCCTATTTATATACCTCAAAGAAAAGCAAAG TAGTAGGGAGCATAGACCCTGAAAATTTTAAGGAATTCAAGCTTGTGAAGCGCACACAGCTTAGCCATAATGTTGCAAAGTTCAGATTTGAGCTTCCTACACCTACTTCAGtgttgggccttcctattggaCAACACATAAGTTGcag GGGTAAAGATAGTCAAGGGGAAGAGGTTATCAAACCATACACCCCAACCACCCTTGACACTGATGTGGGATATTTTGAGTTAGTTATTAAG atgTATCCACTAGGTCGGATGTCCCACTACTTTAGAGAGCTGCGTGAAGGTGACTATATGTCTGTAAGGGGACCCAAG GGGCGTTTCAAGTATCAACCTGGTGAGGTGAGAGCTTTTGGAATGCTTGCTGGAGGCTCTGGAATCACTCCAATGtttcag GTTGCTAGAGCTATACTAGAAAACCCAAAGGACAACACCCAGGTGCATCTCATATATGCTAATGTCACATATGATGACATCCTTCTTAAG GAAGAACTTGAGGGACTTGAAGCTAAATACCCAGGGCGTTTCCAAGTCTACTATGTGCTAAATCAG CCACCAGAGGAATGGACAGGCGGAGTTGGTTTTGTATCAAAAGAAATGATCCAAGCCCACTGCCCTGCACCTGCACCCGATATCAAG aTTCTAAGGTGTGGGCCACCACCAATGAACAAGGCCATGGCTGCTCATCTAGACGCATTGGGATATTCAGCAGAGATGCAATTCCAGTTCTAG
- the LOC111906801 gene encoding NADH--cytochrome b5 reductase 1 isoform X2: MEFLEAKEIQVGIAVAIVAVVATAAYLYTSKKSKVGSIDPENFKEFKLVKRTQLSHNVAKFRFELPTPTSVLGLPIGQHISCRGKDSQGEEVIKPYTPTTLDTDVGYFELVIKMYPLGRMSHYFRELREGDYMSVRGPKGRFKYQPGEVRAFGMLAGGSGITPMFQVARAILENPKDNTQVHLIYANVTYDDILLKEELEGLEAKYPGRFQVYYVLNQPPEEWTGGVGFVSKEMIQAHCPAPAPDIKILRCGPPPMNKAMAAHLDALGYSAEMQFQF; encoded by the exons ATGGAATTCTTGGAAGCAAAGGAGATCCAGGTTGGAATTGCTGTTGCCATTGTTGCTGTTGTTGCAACTGCAGCCTATTTATATACCTCAAAGAAAAGCAAAG TAGGGAGCATAGACCCTGAAAATTTTAAGGAATTCAAGCTTGTGAAGCGCACACAGCTTAGCCATAATGTTGCAAAGTTCAGATTTGAGCTTCCTACACCTACTTCAGtgttgggccttcctattggaCAACACATAAGTTGcag GGGTAAAGATAGTCAAGGGGAAGAGGTTATCAAACCATACACCCCAACCACCCTTGACACTGATGTGGGATATTTTGAGTTAGTTATTAAG atgTATCCACTAGGTCGGATGTCCCACTACTTTAGAGAGCTGCGTGAAGGTGACTATATGTCTGTAAGGGGACCCAAG GGGCGTTTCAAGTATCAACCTGGTGAGGTGAGAGCTTTTGGAATGCTTGCTGGAGGCTCTGGAATCACTCCAATGtttcag GTTGCTAGAGCTATACTAGAAAACCCAAAGGACAACACCCAGGTGCATCTCATATATGCTAATGTCACATATGATGACATCCTTCTTAAG GAAGAACTTGAGGGACTTGAAGCTAAATACCCAGGGCGTTTCCAAGTCTACTATGTGCTAAATCAG CCACCAGAGGAATGGACAGGCGGAGTTGGTTTTGTATCAAAAGAAATGATCCAAGCCCACTGCCCTGCACCTGCACCCGATATCAAG aTTCTAAGGTGTGGGCCACCACCAATGAACAAGGCCATGGCTGCTCATCTAGACGCATTGGGATATTCAGCAGAGATGCAATTCCAGTTCTAG